The stretch of DNA TTACGATCTTGACGTCCCCTATTTCACTCATAATAGGTTTGATAACACCGGCAAATTCAGTATCGACAAACAGCATTTTACTTCCCGAGTGCTGTAAAATGTAAGCAACTTCTTGAGGGGCCAGGCGGATATTAATGCTCACCAGCACCCCGCCAACCAGGGGAACCGCATAGTGTGCTTCCAAAAGAGGCGGCAAGTTCGGGCAAAGAAAAGCCACCTTATCCCCTTTTTCAATGCCCTGTTGTTTTAGCGCAGTTGCAAACCGCTGCACCCGGTCTTTAAACTCAGCATATGTGAAGGACTGGTCGTTATAAATAATCGCTTTTTTGTCTGGATAAACAAAGGCGCTTCTTTCCAGAAAGGCCAGAGGTGATAAAGGCTCATAATTAGTTGTTCTCATTATAGACATCCCCCTTATATTATTGGATTATCACTAGTACCATTACCTAGGTATAAACAGCTTAATGAATACGGTTTATCTCTGTTGATTTACTACATTGTAAATTAGAGACATCATATTCTTTATATCTTGCAATAATTATACCACGTGACGGCTTTATACAGCGGTGATGATTACGACGATATTCTTTATATCTGAATTGCAATAATTGTACCACTTTTCAAAATAATTAATTTAATTCCCTGTTTAATTGTATTTATAGCTATTTTTATCGAATGTTAACGGTGTTCTGGTGATAATCCAATAAATTGGCCTGCATTGAGAGGGATAATGATCAACAGCAGCAATGTAAACAAATGTATACATTTTCATGTAAAGTATAGTGTTAGCCAGCAAACACTATACTTTACATAAATTGGACGGCTACGGCTACAGCAATTTTAATACTGCTCTTTCAGCTATCTCCGCCATAAGCATATAACCCTTATCGTTAAGGTGACATTCATCATAAAAATATTGACCATCACCCTGGCCAGTTCCCGGAATACATAACGGTGTATAATAATCAATCAACATAATAGACTCGCTGACTGCATAATCGCTCAGCCAATTTCTATATCGAGCCAACCAGCTGACCATCGCTTCCATACCAAAGGGTAAAAAAGTGCCACCCTCGATCGGGTCGGAGGTAAGGGGGGTAACCAAGCCCAGCATAGGTATAATACCTTGCTGCCTGCTTAACTTCACCATCTCTTGGATATTGCGCTTTGTTGCAGCCATATCCAACCCCATCCAGGCATCATTGGCGCCGCCCAGTATATGTACATGTGTCACCTTTGATGCCGGAACATATCGTTCATAGCGGCGCAGCATGTCCAAAGTGGTGTCCCCATTAACACCGCGATTCACCAGGTTTATCCCCGTACGCCGATATAAATGATTTACCCAGGAAAATTCAGGCCCCAGGGGGTAACCAAAGGTAATGCTATCACCCAGACAGATAATAGTGTTGGTCATACCTTTTCACTCCTTATGGCATGAAAATAATTAATAATCAATTTGACGGCTACATAAGTCAGCAGCAAAACCAGCGCCGCCAATGGCACCTGTTGCTGAAAATAGCCTGCTATGGCGGGCCACTTATAACCAAATAACATACCCAC from Desulfoscipio gibsoniae DSM 7213 encodes:
- a CDS encoding GDSL-type esterase/lipase family protein, producing MTNTIICLGDSITFGYPLGPEFSWVNHLYRRTGINLVNRGVNGDTTLDMLRRYERYVPASKVTHVHILGGANDAWMGLDMAATKRNIQEMVKLSRQQGIIPMLGLVTPLTSDPIEGGTFLPFGMEAMVSWLARYRNWLSDYAVSESIMLIDYYTPLCIPGTGQGDGQYFYDECHLNDKGYMLMAEIAERAVLKLL